The Manis javanica isolate MJ-LG chromosome 13, MJ_LKY, whole genome shotgun sequence region CCAGGCGTGCGCGGCGCGCGAAGCAGGTGCCGGCGGGGCCCTCGCATGCAGCTGCCGGGCCGGAGGTGGTAGAGGCGCCGGGCGCGCTCCGCCCGCCCCTCCTCCGGGCGGCATTCGGGCTCCGGCGCGCGCGGGGACATGTCGGTGGCGACGGGCAGCAGCGAGGCGGCCGGTGGggctggcggcggcggcgcgcgggTCTTCTTCCAGAGTCCCCGGGGCGGTGCGGGCGGCAGCCCGGGCTCCTCCCGGGAGGACTCCGCGGCCCTGGCCACGGCGGCCGCTGCCGGGCAggttcagcagcagcagcagcagcagaggcGCCACCAGCAGGGAAAAGTGACCGTGAAATACGATCGCAAGGAGCTTCGGAAGCGGCTTGTGCTGGAGGAGTGGATCGTGGAGCAGCTGGGGCAGCTGTACGGCTGTGAGGTACCTGGCGCGAAGCCGGGAGGGTCGGGGGCCTCCCTCGGCGCGCGGTGCCCACACAGGATTTCTCCGAGGCACCAGCTCTCGGCCGCGCACCGCCCTGACTCCTGGGGACCCAGCGCTGGGAACGCAGCGAGGCGCGTTCTCTTCCCAGGGTGCCCTCTGGCGCCGGGGCGCAGCACCTGGGACCCCCTGCCTGGGTTCAGCTGCCGGGCCCCAGAGAGCCGTGCGCCCCCTTGGGGCCGGTGGGGAGGGTTGGGTCTTGCTAGGCTGTTCGCCTTTTCTGGAGTCCCGGGCGCTCCTTGGCTCCAACTGCAGCCACGCGAAGCAGGGCTCAGGAAGGCTCACCCCAGCTGCGCCTAACCTAGAGCGAGCTGCACTCGCTGCCGGGATCCTAGCGGCACCGATTTTTGTGGacagggagcagggaagggaacTGAAAGCCTCTTAAAGGGGCGGAGATGTTCTGGGGATCTCCGAGCCCCCCTCCTTTCCTGATATTCCACATCAAAATCATGAGATGAACGTTTTCCCTTTTCCAGCCAGCCCGGGCGCGTGTCCCCATAATTCATCCTTAGATTTACCGAAGCTCAACGCTGGGCTTTGTTGAGGCAGCTTTCTGTTCTCTTGGCCAAGCTCAGTTACTACGGTTGGTAGGCGCAGAATGAGAGCCTTGGGCAACCTGGAAGGGTTCCTGGGTGGAAGGTAGCTCTGCGGGTGGTGTGCGGGCTTCCAGGAATCCGGCAGCTCCCCCTCTGCCACGACATTGTGACTTTCCCACATTTCAGTTGCTCAGGTTTATACAACGTCAGACGGGCGTGTATACTTTGATGTTAGGAGAAATATGTAGACTAAGCAGTAACAAATGTATGCTAGAAAAATGACCAAGGCCAGAATGATCCCCACGAGAGTCTTTAATAACCGTAAGTCTAAATAAAGTACTCTTCTCTTAAGGGAGTGGAGTTTGAAAAGGGTAGGACAATGAAGAGGATTGGTAATTAAGGGTATGGTTTCTAAGTTAGCTAG contains the following coding sequences:
- the PPP1R14C gene encoding protein phosphatase 1 regulatory subunit 14C, whose protein sequence is MSVATGSSEAAGGAGGGGARVFFQSPRGGAGGSPGSSREDSAALATAAAAGQVQQQQQQQRRHQQGKVTVKYDRKELRKRLVLEEWIVEQLGQLYGCEEEEMPDVEIDIDDLLDADSEEERALKLREALVDCYKPTEEFIKELLSRIRGMRKLSPPQKKTV